The following are encoded in a window of Cottoperca gobio chromosome 20, fCotGob3.1, whole genome shotgun sequence genomic DNA:
- the nck1b gene encoding cytoplasmic protein NCK1 isoform X2 — MDMANLFKHFFRIGKVKSRKGGMRDTASNADSDMYADNGERLYDLNLPALVKFSYTAEREDELSLVKGTRVVVMEKCSDGWWRGSYTGRSGWFPSNYVTEDVDGTAGGGGMGGLGDPAGSLTEKLAAVVHSTSNGNRVLHTVQALYPFGSGNDEELNFEKGEVMEVVEKPENDPEWWKCRKADGQLGLVPKNYVTVLDSTSHKSAAGPAGPPTPDCDYISPSTVGRFAGKEWYYGKVTRHQAEVALNQRGIEGDFLIRDSESSPNDFSISLKAQSKNKHFKVQLKETLYCIGQRKFNSMEELVEHYKKAPIFTSEQGDKLYLIKALAAS, encoded by the exons GAATTGGGAAGGTGAAGAGCAGAAAGGGGGGGATGAGAGACACGGCCTCCAATGCAGACTCGGACATGTATGCGGATAACGGCGAGCGGCTGTACGACCTCAATCTTCCCGCCCTGGTCAAGTTCAGCTACACAGCCGAGCGCGAGGACGAGCTGTCTCTGGTGAAAGGCACGCGGGTGGTGGTGATGGAGAAGTGCAGTGACGGCTGGTGGCGCGGCAGCTACACCGGACGGTCTGGCTGGTTTCCGTCCAACTACGTAACGGAGGACGTGGATGGGACGGCGGGGGGAGGGGGCATGGGTGGACTCGGAGACCCGGCCGGATCGCTAACGGAGAAGCTGGCGGCCGTGGTGCACAGCACCTCGAACGGGAACAGAGTGCTGCACACGGTCCAGGCGCTCTACCCTTTCGGCTCGGGCAACGACGAGGAGCTGAACTTTGAGAAGGGCGAGGTGATGGAGGTCGTGGAGAAGCCCGAGAACGACCCGGAGTGGTGGAAGTGTCGCAAAGCGGACGGACAGCTGGGCTTGGTGCCTAAAAACTACGTCACTGTGCTGGACTCCACCTCCCATAAGTCCGCAGCAGGGCCTGCCGGGCCGCCCACACCTGACTGTGACTACATCTCGCCCTCAACCGTCGGGCGCTTCGCAGGGAAGGAGTGGTACTACGGAAAGGTGACGCGCCACCAGGCGGAAGTGGCCCTCAACCAGAGAGGCATAGAAGGGGACTTCCTCATCCGAGACAGCGAGTCATCG CCAAACGACTTCTCCATCTCCCTGAAGGCGCAGAGCAAGAACAAGCATTtcaaagtgcagctgaaggaAACCCTTTACTGCATTGGACAGCGCAAGTTCAACTCTATGGAAGAGCTTGTCGAACACTACAAAAAGGCCCCCATCTTCACCAGTGAGCAGGGAGACAAACTGTACCTGATCAAGGCTCTGGCTGCGTCCTGa